The stretch of DNA CCGGCTTAAGGCGCTGATTCAGAAAATACTGCGACACGATATCCATAAATTTCGTGGTATGTTCCTCTTTGTTGTTCACCCAGCGGACGATCTGGTTGTAATTCTTGTCATCCTCGGCCGAAAGCTGTATAATCATATCCATCGATTTTTCGATCGTCTGAATATCTTCCGCCAGCATATCGTAACGCATTTCGTCATTATAAATACCGCATGGTATCTCGCAGTGCGCCCATGATGATACCGCCGCCGCCGAGAGTATCATCAATGTCGCAATGAATAGTAATAATTTTCCCTTCATGACTGTTTCCTTTCCTGAGAATATAAAATTGATTGACTTATCAGCTAATACGAAAGTCAGCAATATTTTATGGATGTGAAAATCTAAAATATGCCGCAAGGAAATATATTATTTGTTGAAAAACGGCTGCCATTTTGCCCTGTCCGGTTTATCGGATATCAGGCTGACAAAAATAAGGCAGAACAGCGACAGCCCCAGCGCCGGATAAATAGTGGGAATATCCAAGGGTTGATTGAGAATTTCCCAGATAAGCGTCACACTCATTCCCGCCGCTATCGAGCAGACACCCCCCGCGGCGGTGGCCCGTTTCCAGAAGAAGGCGGCCATGACCGCGGGCGTGATTCCGACCCCATACATGGTATAAGCATAAAGAGCCATCTCCAGAACCCGCTCAAAAAAGCGTACCTGCACAAAGGCTATAACGCCCAGTATCACGACAACCACTCGTGAGTACAAAACCATTTTCTTTTGAGATAGATCGGGATTAATAAACCGCTGGTAAATATCCCGCATGACATTGGTCGCCGGAACCAGCAGAAAGGAATCGGCGGTGGAAACAATCACCGCCACGATCGCCGCCAGTGTCAGACAGCCGACAATAACCGGCAAACCATGTCGCACCGAATGCAGTATGACCATTTCCGGCTTGATGTCGAAAAATAGGGCGCTGCCGATGACGCCGAGAACGATAATAAGCGTTTCGATAATGATGGTCCCAACCAGCCAGCCGACCACCGAGCGCCGGGCGGCGGTCTCATCACGGGCCGAGAAAAACCGCTGATACATCCCGGACTCGCCCAGCAGCAGAAGCATGGTCGGAAGGGAATAACCCAGCGCCTGAAATATCGTCATGTCGCCCAGCACCTGGAAATGTGTCTCCGGTAATTTTGCCACCATCCCGCTCCAGCCGCCGGCATTATTGTACAAAAATGGCAGGGCGACAAACAGCCCGATAACCATGACGATGCCGTTGACCACATCGGTATAAACCACCGAGATCAACCCGGCTATGACAGTATAGCCGATAACGAACAGGGCGGTGATGATGATTCCCTGATCGACCGTAATCCCGGTGATCAGATTCAGCACCATGCCGCCCGCGCGAAACTGGTAGCTGACGATGGCGGTATAGGCAATAATCGTGACAATCGTTCCGAGTATCCGGGCATATTTGTTATATCGCGCCTCGAGAATGTCCGGAACCGTATATTGAGCAAAACGGCGCACTTTCGGGGCGATAAGGTAGAGCACGATCAGCGCCGCCCAGACCCCGGCATCGAACCAGAGCGCCGGGAACCCCTTGTCATAGGCCAGACCCGCCCCGGCAATTATCGAGCCGGATCCGATCCAGGTCGCCAGAAGCGTCCCCACCAGCACTTTCGCCGAGAGTTTCCGTCCGGCCACCATAAAATCATCCTGCGTCTTGACCAATTTGGCGCGGTAAAAACCGACTCCGATAAGAATCATCAGGTAGGCGATAATTATCCAGAAATAAAGCATAGCCCAATTAACAGCAGTCAATATTCTTTGTCAATTATAATTGTAATCAATAATTGACCGGGAGAGCCTGATTTGAATATATTGAGAATCTAAATAAGACAGGGGAGCATAATTATGGAAACAATACAGTTCAAACCGATCGGGGTGATTCATACCCCGTTCAATGAACCCAAAGACACCCCGCGCAGTTCTGCCATGGGCGAAGGGGCGGAGGGTACAATAGAATTATATCCGGAATACCTGCAGGGATTGACCGATCTGGAAGGGTTCTCGCATCTTGAAGTGGTTTTCTATCTGCACCGATCCGCTGATTATAAACTGATGGTGATTCCTCCGCTGGATGACCGCCCGCACGGACTTTTCGCCACCCGCTCGCCGCATCGGCCCAACCCGGTCGGCATCTCGATCGTGCGCCTTGTCCGGATCGAGGGAATAACCCTGCATATTGCCGATCTGGATATGCTCGACGGCACGCCGCTTCTGGATATAAAACCTTATGTCCCGCGCCGAAGCAAAGATACCAATATCAGAATCGGCTGGCTGGAAGACAAAATAGACAAAGACAAAAGATAAGAAGCGGGCAAAAAAAAGGCGGCCGAAGCCGCCGGTAATTTTATATTTCTGACATACTATTTTACTGCCAGGCATACTCATACAAATCGGTCGTTGTAAGTCTTAGACCGACCACTTCGGTGCCGTCAAGAACCGTCTGAACCTGATAAGCAATAAAAGTCTCGCCGTTGATCACCATACCGCCGCTGATCGGCGAGCGCGGGTTATAAATAATCCAGTTGTCGCCGGCGCGCCATGACCAGGTGCCGTCGGGGGTGTTGGCCGGATCGACCGGATCGACAGCGCCGTTGTAATTGGCCGGGATATTGGACAGGTCGTCAAACGGATTATGAACCGCTATCGGCTGCGCCCGAAGATATTGCCGGGCGGAATAAATCGACATGGCCGATTCCAGGCCGGCCACCATATTGGCCACTGTGGCCGTCTCGGCCTCGTTGGTGATAGAGAAAAGCCGCGGGATCGCCACCGCCGCCAGAATGCCCAGAACGATAATAACTATGACCAGTTCGATTAAGGTAAAGCCTTCGTGGTGTTTCATCATTTTCCAAAACATATTGTGCTCCAAAGCGTTACGTTTCTGCGGGATTTGTAAATCTGCCCGCTATTATAAATATATCGGCGAAATCAAATTCTTCTCAAGGACAAATTTCCAAATTTTAAAATTCAAAAATATAACCTTGACAGCTCTTGGTCATTTGGCTATATTGCCAAGTGTTTTTGAAGATAGAATTATTCGAGGTTTGTTATGGATAAGAAAAAACTGGCCCTGTTCGAAGCCCGAGCCAAAATAATCAAGGCCATGGCTCATCCGACTCGGCTATTCATTGTCGATGAGTTGTCCCGGAATGAAAAATGTGTCTGCGAATTGACCGAAATGGTCGGCGCCGATACCTCGACCGTATCGAAGCACCTTTCCGTTTTGAAAAGTGTCGGTATTGTCGAGGACGACAAGCGCGGGTCGCAGGTGTACTACCGGCTCCGGGTGCCGTGCGTCCTGAATTTCTTCGGATGTGTCGAATCGGTTCTGAAAACCAATGCCACCGAGCAGTTGCAGTTATTAAAGAAGTAATCCGACGGGAACTAATATGCACTGGAAATCCGAATGGAAACCGCTGGCGGCCATCACCGCCGTATTTATCCTCTTTTTCTACCTGCCGCTTGATTCTTTGCGGCTGAAAAACGCCGTCATGGAAGCGCTCTTCCTGACGAAATGGTACGCGCAGGAGCATGTCCTTCTCTGCCTGGTTCCGGCCTTTTTTATTGCCGGCGCCATCGCCGTTTTTATCAGCCAGGCATCCGTCATGAAATATCTCGGCGCCAGGGCCAAAAAAGTTCTGGCCTATGGCGTGGCGTCAGTTTCGGGGAGCATCCTGGCGGTCTGCTCCTGCACTGTCCTGCCGCTCTTTGCCGGTATTTATCGCATGGGGGCCGGGCTCGGCCCGGCGGTGGCTTTCTTGTATTCCGGCCCGGCCATCAATGTTCTCGCCATAATATTGACCGCCCGGATCCTCGGGCTGGAGCTCGGCATCGCCCGCGCTGTCGGGGCCGTCGCCTTCAGTATTATTATCGGACTATTGATGCACCTGATATTTTTCAAGGAAGAAACCGCCAAAGCCAATGCGCAAATGGCCATGCCCGAGCCGGAAACCAAACGCCCGCTCTGGCAAAATATTATCTATTTCGCCGCCATGGTGGCCATCCTGATTTTTGCCAACTGGGGCAAGCCGGATCAGGTCGGCGGTTTCTGGTTTGTGATCTATTCATACAAGTGGATCATCACCGGCGCGGCCGCGATTATTTTTGCGGTCGTCATGGTTCTCTGGTTTGAAATCAAGTGGTGGAAAATGCTGGCGGCAGCGCTTCCCACGGCCGTGCTGGCCGTCATATTTCACGAACACCCGATGATACCCTTTGCCGCCGCGATTATCGGCCTGTCGATTATTACGAGTAATGATAGGGGTGAATCCGGGAGCTGGTTTGAAGAGAGCTGGGGCTTTGCCAAAAAAATCATGCCGTTGTTGTTCTTCGGCGTTCTCGCGGCCGGTTTTTTCCTCGGACGCCCGGGCTATGAAGGCATCATTCCATCGGAATGGGTCAGCCGCGCGGTCGGGGGAAATTCTCTCGGGGCGAACCTGTTTGCCTCGGTCGCCGGAGCCTTTATGTACTTCGCCACTTTGACCGAAGTGCCCATACTGCAGGGTCTGATCGGAAGCGGCATGGGCAAGGGCCCTGCCCTGGCATTATTGCTTGCCGGCCCGGCGCTGTCGCTTCCCAATATGCTGGTCATCCGCAGCATCATGGGAACAAAGAAGACCGTCGTATTTGTGGCGCTTGTGATTATTATGGCGGCTGCGACCGGCATGATTTACGGTGCAATATTTTAGTGGAGGATAAAATGAAAGAGATTTTAATACTCGGTACAGGCTGTGCCAAATGCAATAAATTGTACGATACCGCCAAAAAAGCGGTCGAATCACTTGGCGTGGAACACAACCTTAAAAAAATAACCGACATCCAGGAAATCATGAAGTATGGTATTGCCATGACACCGGCGCTGATTATAGATGGTGAGGTTAAGGCTGTCGGCAAAGTTCCCTCGGTCGATGAAATCAAGAATATGCTAAAATAGAAAATATTTTGTGAAAACCTATTGTAATACAAAGGAGTTATCGCCATGAAGTGTAAGGTGTTTATTTCGGTAATGCTTTTATTCTTCCTGTTTGCCGGAGCGGCCATGATTAAGGCCGGGGATGCGAAGGAAGAAATTACAACAGAAGTTCAAAAAGTAGTTCAGAAAAGCGATTTAACCGCAACTGCCGTTGAAAAAGATAGTGCCATTGTGACCGATCCGGAGAGTCAGTCGGACAAAATCATCGCTTACTATTTTCATGGCAACCGTCGCTGTGCCACCTGCAAGAAGCTTGAAGCTTATTCCACCGAAGCGGTGCAGACCGGATTCGCGGAACAATTGAAATCAGGCGCCCTTGAATGGCATGTGGTCAATATCGATGAGGAGCCCAACAAGCATTTTGTCGATGATTATCAACTCTATACGAAATCGGTCATTGTCTCGCATGTCGTGAACGGCAAGGAGACGGAATGGAAAAATCTGGAGAAGATCTGGGAACTGGTGGGTGATCAGGCCAAATTTACCGACTATGTCCAGTCCGAAGTGCGCGCCTCTTTCGAGAAAAAATAATGGATACTTTTTTTGTCGGGGCGGCCTCGGCCGTCTGGCTGGGAATTTTGACGTCGATCAGCCCCTGCCCGCTGGCCACCAATATTGCGGCGATCAGCTTCATCGGACGGAAAGTGGGTGATCCCCGGGCGGTTATTTTTTCGGGACTGATGTACATGCTCGGCCGCATGCTCGTCTATATTATTCTCGGGATGATTATTGTCGCCAGCCTGCTGTCGATGTCGGAGCTGTCGTTTTTCCTGCAGGATTACATTAACAAATTTATCGGCCCGATTTTAATTGTCGTTGGCATCATCCTGCTTGGCCTTATTCCCATAAATCTTCCTTCGTTCGGAATCAGCACCAGGTTGCAGGATAAAGCGGCGCGATACGGTGTCTGGGGCGCGGGATTACTCGGCTTGATATTTGCCCTCTCATTCTGTCCGGTCTCGGCGGCGCTTTTTTTCGGCTCACTAATCCCGCTGGCGGTGCGTCACCAGTCCAGTTTGATAATGCCGTCACTATATGGCATCGGTACCGCCCTGCCGGTCATGCTGTTCGCTTTTGTACTTGGCCTCGGAACCGGCGCCGTCAGCAAAATTTTCAACAGTCTGACGCAGTTCGAACTCTGGGCCCGCCGGGTCACGGCCATCATATTTATCATCGTCGGAATATATTATACACTGATATATATATTTGGAATTCAGATTTAGCGTTTGATGACATGATATACTAAGATCATCCGGTATGAGTGAAAAGTTGAAAATTCTTTTTCTATGCACCGGCAATTCCTGCCGATCACAGATGGCTGAGGGATGGACGAGGTATCTTAAAGGCGACCGGATCGAGGTCTGGTCGGCCGGCATTGAAACGCATGGTCTTAATCCTCGCGCCGTCAAGGTGATGGCCGAGGTGGGTGTTGATATCTCTCATCATTGTTCGACTCATGTCAGCGAATTGCTGCATATTCCTTTCGACCTTGTCATTACCGTCTGCGATCATGCCTCCGAACATTGCCCGATCTTTCCCGGTAAGGCCAGGGTCATTCACCATGGATTCGATGATCCTCCCAGGCTGGCTGGTCAAGGCCGGAGACGAAGAGGATGCCTTGCGGCATTATCGCCGCGTTCGTGATGAGATCAAAGCGTTTGTGGAGAAGTTGCCGGAGGCACTTGAAGAAACGGATTAAAGGAGTCAATATGGCGGCAAAAGCATGTATAACCAAAGAGCCGGGCGGACTGAATGTCTTCGAAAAATATCTGACCGTCTGGGTGATTCTTTGCATCGTGGTCGGCATCGTTCTGGGTAAAGTTGCGCCCGGAGTGGCGACCTTTCTGGACGGCCTGGCTATCAATGTCAATGATGCACCAGTCGTCTCCATTCCCATCGCTGTTTGCCTGTTTTTTATGATGTACCCCATTATGGTCAAGATAGATTTTGCCGAGATTGTCCGGGCCGGTAAGACCGTCAAACCGGTCGGTCTGACTCTGGTCGTTAACTGGCTGATAAAGCCGTTTACCATGTATGCCATTGCCATATTTTTTCTGGGGACACTATTTCATTCATTGATCGGGCCGGATGCGGTCGATTATGTCAAAATGCCTTTGGGTCTCGATCTCCCGGTCGGCGCCGCTCACGGTGACGGGATAGTGGTACTTGTTGACGGTCTCAAGGTTCTTCAGGTGCCGCTGTGGCGCAGTTATCTGGCCGGATGTATTTTGCTTGGCATTGCGCCGTGCACCGCCATGGTTCTGGTCTGGGGCTATCTGGCCAGGGGCAACGACGGCCACACCCTTATTATGGTGGCCATCAACTCGCTGACCATGCTTCTGCTATATGGCCCGCTCGGCGGCTTTCTGCTCGGAGTCGGCCGTCTGCCTGTTCCGTGGCAGGCGTTGTTGCTTTCAATCGGTATCTATGTGGCATTGCCGCTGGTGGCGGGATATTTATCCCGCAGGTGGATAATCAGAGCCAAAGGGGAAACCTGGTTCAAAGAAAAGTTTCTGCACATCCTGACACCGATAACAATTATAGCCCTGCTTATAACCCTGGTGCTGCTGTTCTCGTTCAAGGGAGAAGTGATCCTGTCCAACCCGCTGACCATCCTCTGGATCGCGATTCCGCTTTTTATCCAGACCAATGTCATTTTCTGGCTGACGTATGGTGCGGCGAAATTGATGAAGCTTTCGTACAGGGATGCCGCGCCGTCGGCCATGATAGGCGCCTCGAATCATTTCGAGGTCGCCATCGCCACGGCCACCATGCTGTTCGGGCTGTCCTCCGGAGCCGCCCTGGCCACGGTCGTCGGCGTTTTGATAGAAG from candidate division Zixibacteria bacterium HGW-Zixibacteria-1 encodes:
- a CDS encoding cytochrome C biogenesis protein; amino-acid sequence: MDTFFVGAASAVWLGILTSISPCPLATNIAAISFIGRKVGDPRAVIFSGLMYMLGRMLVYIILGMIIVASLLSMSELSFFLQDYINKFIGPILIVVGIILLGLIPINLPSFGISTRLQDKAARYGVWGAGLLGLIFALSFCPVSAALFFGSLIPLAVRHQSSLIMPSLYGIGTALPVMLFAFVLGLGTGAVSKIFNSLTQFELWARRVTAIIFIIVGIYYTLIYIFGIQI
- a CDS encoding thioredoxin family protein, translating into MKEILILGTGCAKCNKLYDTAKKAVESLGVEHNLKKITDIQEIMKYGIAMTPALIIDGEVKAVGKVPSVDEIKNMLK
- a CDS encoding sodium:solute symporter; translation: MLYFWIIIAYLMILIGVGFYRAKLVKTQDDFMVAGRKLSAKVLVGTLLATWIGSGSIIAGAGLAYDKGFPALWFDAGVWAALIVLYLIAPKVRRFAQYTVPDILEARYNKYARILGTIVTIIAYTAIVSYQFRAGGMVLNLITGITVDQGIIITALFVIGYTVIAGLISVVYTDVVNGIVMVIGLFVALPFLYNNAGGWSGMVAKLPETHFQVLGDMTIFQALGYSLPTMLLLLGESGMYQRFFSARDETAARRSVVGWLVGTIIIETLIIVLGVIGSALFFDIKPEMVILHSVRHGLPVIVGCLTLAAIVAVIVSTADSFLLVPATNVMRDIYQRFINPDLSQKKMVLYSRVVVVILGVIAFVQVRFFERVLEMALYAYTMYGVGITPAVMAAFFWKRATAAGGVCSIAAGMSVTLIWEILNQPLDIPTIYPALGLSLFCLIFVSLISDKPDRAKWQPFFNK
- the arsB gene encoding arsenical-resistance protein, whose translation is MAAKACITKEPGGLNVFEKYLTVWVILCIVVGIVLGKVAPGVATFLDGLAINVNDAPVVSIPIAVCLFFMMYPIMVKIDFAEIVRAGKTVKPVGLTLVVNWLIKPFTMYAIAIFFLGTLFHSLIGPDAVDYVKMPLGLDLPVGAAHGDGIVVLVDGLKVLQVPLWRSYLAGCILLGIAPCTAMVLVWGYLARGNDGHTLIMVAINSLTMLLLYGPLGGFLLGVGRLPVPWQALLLSIGIYVALPLVAGYLSRRWIIRAKGETWFKEKFLHILTPITIIALLITLVLLFSFKGEVILSNPLTILWIAIPLFIQTNVIFWLTYGAAKLMKLSYRDAAPSAMIGASNHFEVAIATATMLFGLSSGAALATVVGVLIEVPVMLMLVKICLRTDHWFRS
- a CDS encoding superoxide dismutase, translated to MKGKLLLFIATLMILSAAAVSSWAHCEIPCGIYNDEMRYDMLAEDIQTIEKSMDMIIQLSAEDDKNYNQIVRWVNNKEEHTTKFMDIVSQYFLNQRLKPVDDTAGVQYDEYIAQLTLMHKMLVTAMKCKQTTDKLNTAKLSDLLAKSKELYFKEHNH
- a CDS encoding transcriptional regulator — its product is MDKKKLALFEARAKIIKAMAHPTRLFIVDELSRNEKCVCELTEMVGADTSTVSKHLSVLKSVGIVEDDKRGSQVYYRLRVPCVLNFFGCVESVLKTNATEQLQLLKK
- the tsaA gene encoding tRNA (N6-threonylcarbamoyladenosine(37)-N6)-methyltransferase TrmO, with translation METIQFKPIGVIHTPFNEPKDTPRSSAMGEGAEGTIELYPEYLQGLTDLEGFSHLEVVFYLHRSADYKLMVIPPLDDRPHGLFATRSPHRPNPVGISIVRLVRIEGITLHIADLDMLDGTPLLDIKPYVPRRSKDTNIRIGWLEDKIDKDKR